A window of Pyrinomonadaceae bacterium genomic DNA:
GCAGCCGGTGGTCGGAGTCCGCGGAGACCACCGGAAACGCGAGATTAATTTGGTCGCACCCCGGAGGGGTGCCAGATCTCTCGCTGTAAAGATCTTTTACATTGACCTTGTAATCTAGACTTCAGATTATGGGTTCAACCTTCTTCAGCTTGCACTATCACCTCGTCTTCTCGACCAAAGAACGACGACCCTTCCTCAAGTCGGAATGGAGCCACGACTTCATGCTTACCTCGGCGGAATCATCAAAGGCATGCACGGTGTGGCCGAGATTGTCGGCGGAGTTGAGGAGCATGTTCATATCC
This region includes:
- a CDS encoding transposase, whose amino-acid sequence is MGSTFFSLHYHLVFSTKERRPFLKSEWSHDFMLTSAESSKACTVWPRLSAELRSMFISWQSQASALHCGVLRDLKKESSTWAKENFDRRFTWQEGYAAFTVSPTATNSVRRYIATQ